One Candidatus Nitrotoga arctica genomic window, GGTTGACGATAAACGATAATTGCGAGTGTTTCCATTACTGCGCGCGAATAGCGCGGCGGTTTCTGCGGGTTGAGGCGATCTAGATAAGGTTGCATCTCAGGACATGCGCGAAAACGCCAACCATTTGCCACGCGGTTGAGTTCCACGCCGCTGCCTCTATATTCCTGCGCCAATTGTTCCAGTATTTTTTCTATAGTATGGTTTTCTACCGGTGCATCGCTAAGTTTTTTCAGCTCCGCCAGTGACAGTGGCTCTGGGGTAGTCAACAGCGCAACTTCTAATATTTTCTTGAGTTGCACCGCATCAATTTGTGCGGCAGCTCCTTCACTCAGAGGTAAGGCTACGGCTTGCCCGGACATAAATATTTCCCAATGTTTCGGTTTGAGTAATTTCGACCAATGTCTCCTTGGCCAACTCCAGAATTGCGATAAAAGTCACTACTAGTGGAGCAATACCACCGCTCGCCTCAAACAGACTCTCAAATGCTTCGAACTCGCCGTGCCACAACTGGCGCAACACACGCGTCATTTGTTCGCGTACCGAAAGCTCCTCGCGCCGCACTCTATGATGAGTATTTAGTTTTGCACGTGCCAGCAGCGCCAGCCACGCTTGGCGCAAATCTTCCACAGTAATATTCGGTAATCGCTGCTCTTCAACACGTTCGATCAAGACTTGAACCAGCTCAAAATCTCGCCCGGCCTGCGGCAATTCGTTGAGCTTCTGCGCGGCTAGTTTCATCTGTTCGTATTCCAGCAAGCGACGCATCAGCTCGACACGTGGATCTTCCTCTCCCGCATCTACAAGTTTGGACGGCCGCGGCAACAACATGCGTGATTTAATCTCAATCAGTACCGCCGCCATTAGCAAATATTCGGCGGCCAACTCTAAACGGTTGTGCTGCATGATCTCAATATAGACCATGTATTGTTGCGTCAACTGTGCCATCGGTATATCGAGCACATCCAAATTGTGCTTACGGATCAGGTACAGCAATAAGTCTAACGGTCCCTGGAAAGTCTCAAGAACAATTTCCAAAGCATCCGGCGGAATATAAAGGTCAAGTGGCATCTCCAGCAGCGGTTGGCCATGGATATGAACGCCATGCGTGTTTCCCGGAGACTGCGCCAAAGTATTCACCTGTTATGCCAGCATCTATAAATCAGGAATATCTCTCGCCCTGTTTAGCTGTAAATCAGACCCATCGCCTCGCGCACGTCACGCATGGTCTCGGCCGCCAGCTTGCGTGCTTTCTCGCAACCATCAGAGATGATGTTGCGCACCAACGTAGGATCGTCCAGATAGAGCTGAGCACGTTCGCGCATTGGTTTTTGTTCAGCCAGAACTGCATCTATCACCGGTTGTTTACATTCGATACAGCCTATGCCTGCGCTCGTACAGCCTTGTTGCACCCAGTGCTTGGTATCCTCATTGGAATATACCTGATGTAACTGCCACACAGGACATTTCTCCGGATTTCCTACATCGGTACGGCGTACACGCGCTGGATCGGTCGGCATAGTGCGAATTTTCTTCGTCACACTCACTTCGTCCTCGCGCAAACTGATTGTGTTATTGTAAGACTTCGACATTTTCTGTCCGTCCAGCCCGGGCATTTTCGAAGCCGCAGTAAGCATGGCATGGGGTTCGAATAAAATCATTTTTCCACCGCCTTCAAGGTAGCCGAAGAGACGCTCGCGGTCGCTCATGCTTAGGCTCTGCTGTTCGTCGAGTAGTAATTTGGCAGATTGCAACGCTTCGTCATCACCTTGCTCCTGATAACGAGTACGCAACTCGTCATACAGTTTTGCTTTCTTGCCCCCCAATTTCTTGACGGCGGCTTTGGCTTTTTCCTCGAAACCCGATTCGCGCCCATAAATGTGATTGAAACGACGTGCAATTTCGCGCGTGAACTCGATGTGCGGCACCTGATCCTCACCTACTGGCACTTGGGTAGCGCGGTAGATGAGAATATCCGCACTTTGCAATAGCGGATACCCAAGGAAACCATATGTACCCAAATCCTTCTCTGACAGCTTTTCCTGCTGGTCTTTATAGGTCGGCACACGTTCCAACCATCCTCGTGGCGTAATCATGGATAGCAACAGATGTAATTCGGCGTGCTCTGGGACCCTGGATTGAATGAACAGCGTAGCTCGCGCTGGATCAACTCCCACAGCCAGCCAGTCAATGACCATATCCCATACACTTTGTTCAATAATCTGAGGGGTATCATAATGTGTGGTCAGCGCATGCCAGTCAGCAACGAAAAAAAAACACTCGTATTTTTGCTGCATCTCCACCCAGTTTTTCAACACGCCATGGTAATGCCCAAGGTGCAGGCTACCCGTGGGCCTCATTCCTGATAACACTCGATCAACAAGCATAATTTTTACTTCACAGTCCAAAAATAGAATTAATTAACTTAATAAGTCCGATTACAGGCGGCCCCAATATCCAGCTGAGAACAGGCGATATCGCCAAAAAAATTAGTATGAACATACCATAGGGTTCAACTCTCTCCAGAATGGAAGCCTGACGATGGGGTAGCAGGCTGACGGCCATACGTCCACCATCCAGAGGCGGTAGCGGCAGCAAATTTAGCACCATTAATACGACGTTGATTTTAATTCCGATCTGTGCCATTTCCAACAATGGCTCGGCGAAATAATTTGCCGGTAATGTCCATGCCAGCTTGGCCAGTGCCGCCCAGAGTAGCGCCATGAACAGGTTCGCGATCGGACCGGCCAGCGCCACCCACAGCATGTCTTGCTTTGGACGGTGCAGTGCAGCGAAGTTCACAGGCACCGGTTTGGCCCAACCGAACAAGATTCCACCCATCCATAGCGTCAGCAACGGTAACAGGATCGTACCGACAGGATCAATGTGACGAATGGGATTCAAGCTGATACGCCCCTGCTGATAAGCCGTCATATCGCCGAAATGGCGCGCTACATAGCCATGCGCCGCCTCATGTAAAGTAATTGCAAATAAAATTGGAATCGCTGCAATGGCAATGGTTTGTATTAATTGGTCGATCTGCATTTATTATTTATTTCTTACTTAAAAATGGTGAAACATCACCCTTGCCGAAGCGAACTACCACAGGTATATCCGTAGTTAGGTCGATTACCGTGGTCGGTTCTAATCCCACCGCGCCACCATCCACCACCAAATCAACTTGATGCTGTAACAGGTCGCGAATCTGTTCGGCATCATTCATTGCAAACTCTTCATTTGGCAAAATCAAAGTAGAACTTATCAGCGGCTCTCCTAGTTCTTCCAGCAGCGCCAATGCCACCGGATGATCGGGAATGCGCACGCCGACCGTGCTGCGCTTGGGATGTTGTAGGCGCTTAGGAACTTCCTTGGTCGCTTCAAGGATAAATGTATAACTGCCGGGTGTATTATTTTTTAGCAGTCGAAATTGCACATTATCCACCCGCGCATAGCGGGCTAGCTCGGACAAGTCACGGCAAACCATCGTCATATGATGTTTATCATCCACACCACGTATTTGGCGAATGCGCCCCACTGCTTCCTTATCACCAAGATGACAACCTAAGGCGTAGCAGGAATCAGTAGGGTAGACAATCACCGCACCATTGCGAACTAAATCGGCGGCCTGTTTAATCAGCCGTGGCTGTGGATTTATTGGATGAATCGTGAAAAATTGTGACATGGTCAGCGGTTTACTGTCTCCGCTTTTCCTTGTTCCTTCTCTGGAGAAATGAGCAAAGTGCCTGAAGACGGAGATGGGTCAGTTTCCCACGCCAGCCAAATAGGACGGCAATCCAACGGAAAATCGGGCAAACGTCCTAAATCCCGATAGCTTTCACCTGGCCCATGAAAATCTGAACCACACGAAGCCAGCAAATTAAATTCATTAGCATAGCGCGCAAACTCGGCATATTGCTCTGGCGTGTGGCTACCACACACTACCTCGATCCCCTGTCCGCCCAAATCGATAAATTCACGCAGCAATTCGCGCAATGTCTTCTGTCCCATACCTTTGCGCGCCAGAGTATAACGACCCGGATGTGCCAGCACGGCAACACCACCGCTGCCGCATATCCAGCTAACTGCATCCGGCAACGAAGCCCATTGATGCGGCACATATCCGGGTTTATCCTTAACCAGATAATTCTTGAACACGCTACGCACATCCTTGCAGTAGCCTCTCTCGACCAAAAATCGTGCGAAGTGTGTGCGTCCAATAATGCCATCGTTATCTGCATATTGATAAGCACCTGCCAGCGCCCCGCTAATGCCGCTCCTGGCCAGCGACTCAGCCATCAGCTGCGCACGTGCTCCACGTCCACTGCGAATGTTACGTAAACCTTCCGCCAGCGGTTTATAGTTCGGATCGATACGTAAACCAATAATATGCAGGGTGTAGCTACGCCAAGTGACCGAGATTTCCACTCCGTTAATAAATTGCATACCGTGCTGTGCAGCGGCCGCAGCGGCCTCAGCCAACCCAGATAGATCGTCATGGTCAGTCAACGCAAGAAACTTCACTCCTCGCTCAGCCGCACGTGCAACCAGATCTGTAGGCGATAGCAATCCGTCCGAAACAGTTGAATGGCAATGCAGGTCGTAATCTAACATTTAGTAACCCTAAGTAAATCTCGGCTTGCCGCACAGATGGATATCCATTTAATAGGCTAACAGGCACATTGCAATACTAATCTGGTCTCTCATTTCCTGTATAAATCTTTTCTGCACGATGAACAAAAGCATCCACAAAACTATTGGCAATAAAATGAAAAATGGGGCCGAACACTTTTTCCAGTAACTTGTTAGAAAATTCGTAATGCAACTTAAATTCAATTTTACAGGCAGATTCGGAAAGAGGTATAAAGTGCCAATCACCGTCAAGGTGCTTGAACGGTCCATCTTTCAGAGTGATATCAATTTGATGCGGAAACTGACGCACATTCTCGGTGGTAAAACTTTGCTTAATATGGTGATAATTGATATGTACTGTCGCATGTACGGTATCTCCATCCACTGAGATGACACTGGCTCCGCCACACCACGGCAAAAACCGCGGATAATCCGCCACATTATCCACCAGAACGAACATCTGCTCCGCGCTGTAGGGAACCAGTACTGATTTCTCGACTAAGGCCATTCTAGCAGTACGTCCATGCAAAGCTGGTAGAATATACAAATTATGAGCATAGTCCAAAATAAAAAAGCATACCACGACTACTTCATCGAAGACCGCTATGAGGCTGGTATCATGCTGGAAGGCTGGGAAGTCAAAGCAATCCGCGCCGGACGCGCCAATCTCAAGGAAGCCTATATTACGGTGAAAGATAGCGCCCTGTATCTGTTCGGCTCCCATATCAGCCCATTGACTACCGCGTCCACGCATATATATCCTGACCCGGTTCGCACGCGCAAATTACTATTACATGCAGCTGAGATCAACAAGTTGATCAGCAAAGTGCAGCGCGCTGGATACACGCTTATGCCATTGAACATGCACTTTAAAGGCAGTCTCGTCAAACTGGATATCGGCCTTGCGAAAGGGAAAAAGCAACACGACAAACGTGACACCGAGCGTGAACGCGATGCTTCACGCGAGGCTCAACAAGCAATGAAAAAATCACGCAATTAACTGCACTACAATCACTCTGCATCGAAATACTGCATCAACCATCATACCTATCGCCTACCCCGCATATTTCACGACCAACCAATACCATGATCGTGTGATCCAATAGCAAAGTTTTGACACAGCGAACCGTCGCAGGTCGCTCAACATGCGATGACAAAGCTATGCTAGTTACACCGGCATGAATAACAGAATAGTTTAATTAAAATAGCGCGACTCTGCGTGAGAGATACGCTTGCAGCATTTATGAACCAACCTTTGCAAGCTCTGCGTGCAGAGTAGCGACAATGGAATCATATTGATTTGGGTCAGTCTCATTGCCTGCTTCGTATATAGCGGAGCCGACCACAAAAGTGTCAGCACCAGCCATGGCAATTTGTGCGATATTGCCTAAATTCACGTCACCGTGAACTTCAAGAATGATATTGCGCCCGCTCTCATTGATTTTTTTGCGTGCCATGCGCACCTTATTAATCGCCTCGGGAATAAATTTCTGACCACTAATTAAGCCAGTCTGTTTAGACATGATCAAGACCACGTCGATCTTGCTTATAACATGATCGAGGTAGCTAAAAGGCGTGCCAGCATTGAAGGCCAACCCGGCTTTACAGCCATTTTCATGAATTAAATCAATGACCCGTTCTATATTTTCGAAGGACGGTAGGTTGTACGCATCTCGATCAACTGCTTCAGGATGAAAAGTAATAATGTTTGCACCCGCCTTAGCGTACTCCGGTACAAGGTCATTCAGTGAATTGTCTACATTGTATCCACTCGTCAGGTGTATCTCTATTGGCGCTTGAGTAATAGGGCGGATGGCCGCGCATGCCTTCGAACCATTTCTGAAAGTGGGCACAAAGTGCTTATTCATCACTTCCAGGTGAATAATGTCTGCGCCCGAGGCAAGAACATTGATAATCTCTTCGCCAAGCTTAGCAAAATTGGCAGAAATAATACTGGGTGCGATTTTGTACATTAAAGATGCCTTTAAATAAATTTTGAAAAATAGTCATTCTACCCGAAACTCATGGCGAATAATTTTAACGGCAGATGTCATGAGGACATGTTAATTCATCAGTTAATACAATTGAATTAATCATAAGCCGAATGTCCAGAGCGCTGTTCAATAGTACGGGAAGGCCTGATCATTTTTACCGTTAGTTCATAGCTAACCCAGAATCCGCGATTTAAATTTTATAAACCATATTACGAAGCATTCGTTCAAATAAATGTACATGCAATCTATTCGTTACAAAGCACTTTATTACAAAAAACAAATTCAAAGCACCTGAATGGTGCGATATCTATTTTTAGATGCATAAAATTAGTGCATAAAATTAAATTTTATCTTCACGATACGCATCAATGTATTGCTTTAATTAACTAAATAATATTGGCACGAAATTTGCTTTTAATTGATTGGGCGTTACTGAATTTCGCTCCCAATCTTAGAAAGAAAACGCCATGTACAAGACTAAATTACTCATTGTTGCTCTAGGTGCTTTGTTCATACTTCCCGCAGCAGCTGCCGATGAATCTGCATCTTTATTTAAAGATAATGGCATTGAAGTCGGCGGTTGGATCAATGCAGGAATAACTTATAACGCGAATAACCCAGCTGATCGATTCAACGGCCCTGTCACTTTCGCGGATCGTTCTAAAGAATTTCAATTGAATCAGCTTAATGTATTTATGCAGCGCGCCGTGGCGACAGAGGGCAAAGCGTGGGATTTCGGCGGCCGGTTTGATTTAATGTTCGGTACTGACGCTATTTTTGCCCAAGCGTACGGCATTCCCGCATTCGATGTGAATACCGGCCAACCTTTGAAAAGGAGCAATTGGGATCTGCATTTATGCTGTTCTTCTAGTCGCTTCTACAATATGGCATTACCACAGCTTTATATAGAAACCTATGTGCCGGTCGGAAACGGCCTAAATCTCAAGATCGGGCATTTTTATTCACCAACCGGTTATGAAACGGTTCCAGCTCCTGACAATTTCTTTTATACACGTTCTTACACCTTTAGTAATGGCGAGCCATTTACCCATACCGGCGTGGTGGGTAACTACACAGTCAACAAAAATTGGTCGTTTATGGGCGGTGCAATCACCGGCAGCGCAACCGGCGGTTGGGATGGAGGTTGGGATAAAGAGTTGAGTAATTGGGGCGGCTTAGCCGGAACTACCTGGACCAGCGACGACAAGCGAAGCTCAGTCAATCTCACGGGCTCTTACAGCAGGACTTCTACACGAAGCAATGAACCTTGGGCTTTCTACAGTCTTGTGCTACAACATAAAATCACTCCCCAAACACTCCTGGTTTTGCACCATACTAGCGGTTTCGCGGGTGGGGTCTTCGTACCTGACGGCCATAAGGATATTACCTGGCATGGCATCGACATGCAGTTGCATCATGATCTCAGGGAGGATTTGTCGGTGGGCATCCGTAGTGAGTGGTTCCGTGATAAAGACGGCTTTCGTGTCTGCTCACCACTACGGGTCGCTCAAGCAACCAATAGTGTACAGATTAGCTTTGCGGCTGACTTCTTGGCTACCTGTAAACCTGCCGATTATTATGATGTCACCTTAGGCATGAATTGGAAGCCGGCTAAACAGTTAAAACTTGATTCAAAACTGATGCAAAAGCTGAATATTCGCCCAAATATCCGTTACGACAGAGTGGATGGCGTTGGTCAGGTATACAAGCCTTTTGATAATAAAAAGGATCAATTGCTATTATCAGTCGATGCGACGATCCCGTTCTAAAGTCTAAAGCGGCAATATTTGGACAGGTCGAACTTTGCCTGCCCAAATACACTCACCATGAAACGATGACTTTCCTTTCTAAGGAAACGTTACTGATTGATCAACAATAGATTCTGAATATTGCTGTTTACGCTCTAACACACATTAGGAGTGATAATGATGAAAATGGTTACTGCAATCATCAAGCCGTTCAAACTCGACGAAGTACGTGAGGCTCTGACTGCCATTGGCGTGCTGGGTATAACCGTTACGGAAGTAAAAGGCTTTGGCCGGCAAAAAGGTCATACTGAGCTGTATCGCGGCGCGGAATATGTGGTGGACTTTCTGCCCAAGGTCAAGCTGGAAGCCGCTGTCAAAAAGGAGATGCTGGAACTGGTGCTCGAAGCCATCGAAAAATCTGCACACACCGGTAATATTGGTGACGGTAAGATATTCGTTCACAACATTGAACAAGTAATTCGTATCCGTACCGGAGAAACTGGCGCGGAAGCATTGTAAGGTGACACATCAAGTTTCCGTACCGACTTGCTGGCTCGATAAAGGAACGGCTCTATTGTACAGCGCTATGCGGTGGATGGCTTTGACGGCTGCTACATAATACTGTGGATACCGCCTCCACGGGAAGGATGGCGACGGTCATGATTTATTTAGACACTGTTCAAGATACGGCCTGACACGGGTAAGCTGGGCTGGCCGTCAGATCCATATAAGCCATTGGCACTATGTGTGGCATTGTGCAGTATGGTTAGTGTCTGCTGGTTAAGACGCATTTTTACTTGAATTAATTCACCATTGGTGCGGTTCATATGCTGTGCATGGGTAGCCAGTTGCCGGATTTCGTGCCACGCGGGTAAATTAATTGCAGTGTGGGTTTGCAACCAAGTTTCCATACTGCCGGGTTCAATTTTTATACCCCGCGTAAGCATGCCATTCCTCCGAGCATTCACCAGCTTGGTTAACTCCTGTACCATCTGGGTCTTGGTGTCAGCCAGCACATGTATTTGTTCGCTCTGTTCATTGAGTAAGGCTTGTTGTTCAGTTTCAAGCAAGCCTATAAAAGCCTGTAAGGCAGCGCGCTCTGCATGCATCTGAGAAATAAACTCTGCCGTCGCAGCGGCAGATATGTCATTAATCATATTGCATCAGGTTTTGTGCGAACTAATCAAATCCTTCACCGTTTGGATCAGGCCATCAGCCACAGCACTGGAATTAACCTGAAAACGACCTTCACTGATGGCTTGCTTAATATCTGCGACTTTAGCTGCATCCACTAGCGGTGTGTTTGCCATGCTGCTTTCCATTTTTTGAAGTTGTGCGGAAGTTGCACCCAGATGTACGCTGGTGGCAGTGGATTGTGTGCTACTCGCAGGGCTAGCAGTGGGCGCACGCGCCCGCTCTTCACCCGACGTGATAGTAGGCAACGGTTTACTATTTTTTTCAATTTTCATGATGACCTCTTTTTCCAACGCGGATAAAATTTACTATCGGCAGCCAAATGCAAAACTTTAGAACACAGCTTTTATACACCAGCAAAACTTTCTGCACAATATGGCTCGCAGGATAGACATGCAAATAAGCCTATGCAGTAGCTTGGCTTTTATATGCGAAATTACATAATATTTAATCTATCTAAGGCTAAGGCCGAATGTTTACCGCTCCATCCGGCTGCACTACACCGCTCACCACCTGACCCGATGAGGTTTTAACCTGTATAGTTTGTCCTTCCGCCGCGTTACTTAATGCTTGACCATCAGCGTGAATTTTGAGGCCTTGTCTTTCAACTTGAATTTGTACTGTCTGTCCCTGCCTTACTACGTAGGATGCGCGTAGCATGTCTTGTTTTAACACTTGTCCTGCCCCAACACTATATTTAAGTACTTTGCCAATAGCTTGCAAAGGGTCAGTGAGAATACCTGGTTGAGCTAATTCACTTTTCTGGTTTCCAATATCTTCGGCACGTAGTACATGCCCCTGTTGCAGGGGGCTATTGGCGATAAGCAAATTCGCACTCACTTTAATATGCACTGGCACGAACAGTGTCCATTTCTTCATATCAGCAGTGCAGCGAACGCCTACTGTGCCGTTGCCCAACAGCTGTCCTCCAGGAGGAAGAAATGCCTCCAGCGCTGGACAGGCTGGAAGCGAGACGCGCCGATCAATTTCATTCACCATGATAGTAACTTGGCCCGGCAGGTTAAGCGTTTGCTCGTGCACGAAAGCAGCAATGAGTGTGCGTATTTCAACATGGCTTTGTTGCGGCACTGCCCATGCGGACAGGTTGCACAGTAGTGCGCCGAGCAACGTCCATTGCAAAATATTTTTCATATTGATAATGTCTGCTTGCAGTAGATATAGAGGAGCTTTCAAAGTGTCACGCCACCGTTTGTTTGCTTCCATCTCTATCGATAGAGCAGTTCCAACAGACAATTGCGACACAGGTTTAATTGTGTCGTATTTAATAAACTAAACCAGCAATCTCAGCCACCCTTACAATCCTACACATTGTCATGTTACTCCCAGGTGAATTGTATGTCTTTATTAACCAGCAACCCACCGCAACAATGCCGTTGGCACAGTTTCAAAACAACCGCCGCATTAGAGCAGGCTGCAACACAAACAATATTGCAAGCTGCGCTGCAGGCCATTAGCCTACGCGGGGCATTTCAAATCGTGCTGGCCGGCGGCACAACACCGCGCCGTGTATATGAGTCGCTGCGCAACGCTGATGCAGACTGGGCTGCCTGGCATGTTTATTTCGGTGATGAACGTTGTCTGCCAGCTGACCATGTAGAACGCAACAGCTGGATGGCCGCGCAGGCGTGGCTGAACCATGTCGCCATCCCTCTTACCCAGATTCACTTTATTCCCACAGAGAAAGGCACACAGGCAGCAGCCAGCGCTTATACACAGACACTGGTAGGCATCGAGTTATTCGATTTAGTTTTACTGGGATTAGGAGAAGATGGCCACACTGCCAGCCTGTTTCCTGATCACGAGCTGGCTAACACGGCCAATGCTCCAGCCGTTATTGTAGTAGAAGATGCGCCAAAATATCCGCCACAGCGAGTATCGCTCAGCGCGCATCGCTTAAGTGCCGCACGCAAAGTTATATTTATCGTGAGCGGTGCTACGAAACAGCAGGCAGTAAAGAACTGGCGCAATGGGATCGCTATTCCTGCTGCTGCTGTTAATCCGACAAACGGTGTGGATGTATATCTTGAGGCGGCGCTGCTAGCGTGAGTTGCTTATCGCATGGCGGATTCAAGAATCAACCACAACAATTAATGTTTAGTCGCAGATTTAACGAGTTCCATATTGAGCAGTGGGCTCGTTGTAAGCCACTACCGGCAATCGAAATCCGAGCGATTTCCTCGGACGTGTATTTGAGCTCCAAGCAATTTCATCCAACTGTTCTTGCGTGTAAGTCAACAGGTCTGCCCCTTGGGAAAATACTGGCGCAGCAGTCCGTTAGTACTTTCATTCAAGCCGCGTTGCCATGTGCTGTGCAGGAAAGCGGTAAATATAATAGCTGATAATTACAGCATCACGTTGCCCGGATTTATGGTCAACATAACGCTCATTTCATTTTGTGCAAGCGGCCATTGCAGGGTTAGCATTACGGCCTGCATAATCTTCTCGAATCCGGCTTCGGATTGCGAAACTGTGAAATATGGCATGCCAAGTAACTGGATCGGGTGGTTGCTATTCAGCACTAAATTCCCGCCTAATACACGGTCATCAAGTACCAAGCCATTCATATCAGTCAATTCGAGCTCACTGCCAAAACCGCTGAGAATTTTTTCATCCCGGATATAACGACCGGCATAACCATTACAACTCGGCATCGCCAGTGCCACACGAGTGAGAAAACTTCCTTGTAATGCGCTATCGAAGGTGTAACTAACATATAGACAATTAGCGTTCAGACTAATACGTTTTTGTATAGTTTTACCACCAAAATCAGTACGGAATAATATTCCTTCGGTGTTTGCTTCAACCAATTCATAAGCAAGCTCAATTTCTTCGGCATTCAGCAGTAAGGAATCGCGAAATAAGGTCTGTGCGTGGCTATCTGCCATCAAATTTTTCGCAGTGATTTCATGCTTGAAAGCCACGCGATCATGCGCTGAAACAATACCACCACCTTCATGCGGGTGCGTGGCGTGACTGGATTCAATTTTGCGGAAATAATGCTCCAACTGACGGCGCAGGGTATCACCGAAGTTGTGGTGCAATTGATATGCATCAAGTTCGGATATGCTGGCGCTGCCATCAAGTTTCACGATAGCTTGCAGCATTGCGTTATGCAGGAAAACTTCATCGTGGCCGTCGCTATCGGCATCTGTGCAAATACAGGCTGAACGCGGGAGAACATTATCTAGTAAGGACTCCAGCTTAACGATGGCGCCATATACTGCACGGCGCAGATGTGGCAGATACAACCCGCCAAACAAGCCATGCCAGTATGCGTCGTTGGCTTGCGCAATATAGAGTTGATCCAGCATCTCAGGTGTGCGTTTCTCTTCCGGCAGGACATGCAAACGCTCGGACAACCCCAACATGCGCTTGTGCATCCAGTTAGATTCCGGATAGCGAGAGAAAAAATTCTTCCAAATACCGCCGCGCAAAAAAGCCTTGCGCTCTTCGTAATGACCGCTTGCTTTTTCCGTATGGACCAAATCGGCATACGTATGTGCAGCAGCCATCGGCAAAGTCCACTCGTTCATTTCAATGTAGGAAGTAGTGGGCAGATATACTATGCCGCGCGTTTTTTCATT contains:
- a CDS encoding flagella synthesis protein FlgN, which codes for MINDISAAATAEFISQMHAERAALQAFIGLLETEQQALLNEQSEQIHVLADTKTQMVQELTKLVNARRNGMLTRGIKIEPGSMETWLQTHTAINLPAWHEIRQLATHAQHMNRTNGELIQVKMRLNQQTLTILHNATHSANGLYGSDGQPSLPVSGRILNSV
- a CDS encoding P-II family nitrogen regulator; the protein is MKMVTAIIKPFKLDEVREALTAIGVLGITVTEVKGFGRQKGHTELYRGAEYVVDFLPKVKLEAAVKKEMLELVLEAIEKSAHTGNIGDGKIFVHNIEQVIRIRTGETGAEAL
- the flgM gene encoding flagellar biosynthesis anti-sigma factor FlgM — its product is MKIEKNSKPLPTITSGEERARAPTASPASSTQSTATSVHLGATSAQLQKMESSMANTPLVDAAKVADIKQAISEGRFQVNSSAVADGLIQTVKDLISSHKT
- the flgA gene encoding flagellar basal body P-ring formation chaperone FlgA — translated: MSQLSVGTALSIEMEANKRWRDTLKAPLYLLQADIINMKNILQWTLLGALLCNLSAWAVPQQSHVEIRTLIAAFVHEQTLNLPGQVTIMVNEIDRRVSLPACPALEAFLPPGGQLLGNGTVGVRCTADMKKWTLFVPVHIKVSANLLIANSPLQQGHVLRAEDIGNQKSELAQPGILTDPLQAIGKVLKYSVGAGQVLKQDMLRASYVVRQGQTVQIQVERQGLKIHADGQALSNAAEGQTIQVKTSSGQVVSGVVQPDGAVNIRP
- the pgl gene encoding 6-phosphogluconolactonase, with protein sequence MSLLTSNPPQQCRWHSFKTTAALEQAATQTILQAALQAISLRGAFQIVLAGGTTPRRVYESLRNADADWAAWHVYFGDERCLPADHVERNSWMAAQAWLNHVAIPLTQIHFIPTEKGTQAAASAYTQTLVGIELFDLVLLGLGEDGHTASLFPDHELANTANAPAVIVVEDAPKYPPQRVSLSAHRLSAARKVIFIVSGATKQQAVKNWRNGIAIPAAAVNPTNGVDVYLEAALLA
- a CDS encoding porin, which encodes MYKTKLLIVALGALFILPAAAADESASLFKDNGIEVGGWINAGITYNANNPADRFNGPVTFADRSKEFQLNQLNVFMQRAVATEGKAWDFGGRFDLMFGTDAIFAQAYGIPAFDVNTGQPLKRSNWDLHLCCSSSRFYNMALPQLYIETYVPVGNGLNLKIGHFYSPTGYETVPAPDNFFYTRSYTFSNGEPFTHTGVVGNYTVNKNWSFMGGAITGSATGGWDGGWDKELSNWGGLAGTTWTSDDKRSSVNLTGSYSRTSTRSNEPWAFYSLVLQHKITPQTLLVLHHTSGFAGGVFVPDGHKDITWHGIDMQLHHDLREDLSVGIRSEWFRDKDGFRVCSPLRVAQATNSVQISFAADFLATCKPADYYDVTLGMNWKPAKQLKLDSKLMQKLNIRPNIRYDRVDGVGQVYKPFDNKKDQLLLSVDATIPF
- a CDS encoding alpha-amylase/4-alpha-glucanotransferase domain-containing protein gives rise to the protein MKTYETVSLLFGVHAHQPVGNFPEVVDDAHQRCYKPFLHILHRYPEFRFAAHFSGWLLDYLFNKYPQDMALLTEMVQRGQVEMFGGGDTEPVLAVIPNRDRIGQIIRLSDKLEARMGTRAQGAWLTERVWEATVVPALSDSKIKYVTVDDYHFLCSGKRIEELNGYFTTEEDGRKLDLFPISEALRYRMPFSPAHEVVAYLESLTRNDMQASAVYFDDIEKFGIWPETYQWVYEKGWLEDFIRGVLASPKITTQTYRDYHANEKTRGIVYLPTTSYIEMNEWTLPMAAAHTYADLVHTEKASGHYEERKAFLRGGIWKNFFSRYPESNWMHKRMLGLSERLHVLPEEKRTPEMLDQLYIAQANDAYWHGLFGGLYLPHLRRAVYGAIVKLESLLDNVLPRSACICTDADSDGHDEVFLHNAMLQAIVKLDGSASISELDAYQLHHNFGDTLRRQLEHYFRKIESSHATHPHEGGGIVSAHDRVAFKHEITAKNLMADSHAQTLFRDSLLLNAEEIELAYELVEANTEGILFRTDFGGKTIQKRISLNANCLYVSYTFDSALQGSFLTRVALAMPSCNGYAGRYIRDEKILSGFGSELELTDMNGLVLDDRVLGGNLVLNSNHPIQLLGMPYFTVSQSEAGFEKIMQAVMLTLQWPLAQNEMSVMLTINPGNVML